The Osmia lignaria lignaria isolate PbOS001 chromosome 14, iyOsmLign1, whole genome shotgun sequence genome has a window encoding:
- the bchs gene encoding WD repeat and FYVE domain containing 3 bchs isoform X2 — MNEQILSMNIMRKLRGGTSVGGMGSSSTGSLDDCTGGTNPQHTALGLMHLKKLFSEYTHPPHPLSDAERDDKLYNMLPLFCKVFGSSPAGDMSEKFWDILAFTQQVSRLMVFEIRKRASNRSTETASCAIVKFLEIENSEESSNGWMLLSALNLLAAGDTSLIQAMTTASVPSTLVKCLYLFFDLPEMIDEEADITDANSDFTPKQRRILLQKIFVQLLVRLCSHPYPAEELARKDDLTLLFSAITCWCPHYNVIWRKSAAEVLMTLSRHGLTQNVVSYIHNKGCIALCVDNMQRVPELAPLEVVEMFVTVFCFLKDSSEVSQTLLDDFRACQGYIFLSEFLLKHAPSRLEQDSRAEAQDAIRNLVLMLASLTMCGHTELKPSQASMGSLFQMLGFTLPQPSNRGGSVRNIQAFQVLQSVFVKSNSPLLCCTILDAISSVYHSDNANYFILEGQNTLSQFAEKIHLKNREIQEKFFQLLEFIVFQLNFVPCKELISLSILLKTNNSTSCSILCMETLLNILRHNNIFKDVYREVGLLEVFVTCLHRYATLLKDKQGAHDQGLEYKICPEDERLGALIMEALTTLLAGNVQNANVFRECGGARCAHNLVPYMDCRYQALGIVRELILSAGGDDDMATLLGVMHSAPSSALVLKTHILKSLLACLRESHRTRTVFRKVGGFVYVMSVLVSLEGQLGMQRSENTEPCNDVIKRTPQEEAQLLVLLHVVFHTISTAMRFEPANAKFFHHEICQSSLCDTLRLLGCFSTQTKLTEIDLIPNINYHNVLSSLFTGSVLEPTFPEVMPKTLAYACLLLRLLYDVALDSFDKPNLAGLGMRSPSHKQNSVEQQKSFDSPGSGKRSIINSLNLSPPTPEPIVVHPGIVVGMLHLLPSISEPSNRQIALALQLYVAEIIKSLVRSERNQQIMCDAGMAGELLSVGRIALQDETHPLHQPLQYIIERLAAQSLEPRDLREFLRLGDPLCCISLDDIEPNKHRGGPVPLTRIKTLVSMTTPKDFRAHGSCTLPPFVELDMSAEGFACLYLPSVAPQSTTPPTVVAADSSVLGGIGSGDRLFPPQTGLTYSTWICVDKFSDPRTDPHCVRLLTLVRTPQSPKDLICLTAVLSARDKAIIVSTLETPMPQNVGEWEPEGSGECGARVWCPDLLHEGQWHHIAIVLNRAVLKNSSFSLYLDGQHIHSQKLHYITQVPGGGAANLTVASPVYGYIGTPPCWRRYSRLTWKQGPCHLVEEVFNSQSIATLFKLGPHYMGSLQAPQLSVQEPLMSLVAEEKVVFGLNAKAMSQLTLAKIRKVYSRADNKSIAKQLGMSSHENATPIRVLHNSAGHLSGPARALGGVVVGYLGVRVFSPRPVATMIDNVGGCSVLLGLIAMAQDVESLYAAVKALVCVVRSNQTAQQEMDRRRGYQTLAMLLRRKCPLLNSHILHLTFSLVGTVDSGRETSAIPNVMAFQDLLCDLQVWHEAPGELLRSLLEHLYELIAESSEKRTNLRLMRDLQLVHKLLHILSDVKQSTTRQILLALLSILLSQPRQADLLWFGQFIVATLPQSSEKHLILRESEGNKEGEGEHILLRNRCLQLLHSLLFNGSKVNVNMCEELAKVLGLDWILLFLQSGLHSTTVIWGLRILVAVSSVQPILQKFKEGTSNGGWLRHTDHNKMALALGCHQQMSGGESKPSGLHVPGFQHLGWLLPQHVDLVPELYFLFIALMMGQPVKLLPTDSKVILKLDLDNVWNFLFGVPANHTLSSFASRINLCPEAVVTLLAMVRTMLNNYSINPESLPEWLTDYPVTIIQFLFFLYHNFTDFMQVFMSAEVLGALAGALFPKPANSSQDSSGASTPADEQEPVLVRSPSKDVGLTTHPAKKFVMDFLRVIVVDSLSLPVTAKSPPAIDLVLEAWPEYASTGQQTRYQTEVLSILMEHLLAADVLIGEQAALPVVPGGSVNNITNNVCYVAARIIDKLWQGALTKDPHEVFDFIVKLIGQAKRRPGVVSMEGLHHCLNRTILFLLSRPTDSIADQMAVLEALHKLTTHRLLIFGAGNHELEFIGCLTYCLLQLTADIKVMLDTNTKTTWHVNPQVEASDDRLTSHQGHNLMAVAATRVWEELYVCKKPAIEEVFKITLPAPIGNERAPELCVARDQVHEAATRLWLNYVVMERKASYRVPWELHNQIQSKIQKVTGGLTRLASRTKVRKEESVRVRLRLHQNTVAQWTEQHIALVRELAAAKRLQYIQTNQHTQRYVYQEWLQTETELTRERGLWGPPTPTRLDKWMLDMTEGPCRMRKKMMKNELFYIHYPYRPELEHPDNKQLKYKVATSTDSKEYYLKQLGNSSGMFERERDPVIDDTPLNVNETSTESEPPMVPCTLERHASEPDEAPEDIEQEEENNQTVPDNQTLIRLLEEHEKISHMFRCARIQGLDTTEGLLLFGKEHFYVVDGFTLLKSREIRDIESLPDAYEPILPSPGSPRRSRAMRQCSKFNYEDIREVHKRRYLLQPMALEVFSGDGRNYLLAFPRKVRNKVYQRFMTFATAIADSAQQSVAGQKRTANVEQATGLLSNLIGETSVTQRWVRGEISNFQYLMHLNTLAGRSYNDLMQYPIFPWILADYDSEELDLTDPDTFRDFSKPMGAQSPERLLQFKKRYKEWDDPHGETPPYHYGTHYSSAMIVCSYLVRMEPFTQHFLRLQGGHFDLADRMFNSIKEAWLSASKHNMADVKELIPEFFYLPEFLVNSNHFDLGSKQSGVQLGDIVLPPWAKQDPREFIRVHRLALECDYVSQHLHQWIDLIFGCKQNGPAAVEAVNVFHHLFYEGNVDIYNIDDPLKKNATIGFINNFGQIPKQLFKKPHPAKKMTQRTSVIDPGPITPGLSITTSDKLFFHNLDNLKPSLQPIKELKGPVGQILHIDKAVLAVEQNKTLIPPAYNKYVAWGFADHSLRIGNYDSDKAIFVCEAMIQSSGEIVACVCPSSKSIVTAGTSSVVTVWEYTKRQLSIKQCLYGHTDAVTCLSSSPAYNVIVSGSRDGTAIIWDLSRCLFVRQLRGHAGPVAAVAINELTGDIATCAATWLHVWSINGEELASVNTCVGRADRMQQILCVAFSQTHEWDSQNVIMTGSTDGVARMWSMDYVQVPAEEEKPEEVSVTKEKNTKINTNEDQSEDTKKRVHELVKQMSISAEGSSMLAKSGSESSLSEAENSKEASRLHEEKEECSDNESSNGSSNKPSPQNNNTPTVVLRRKSRGNPMFRKSEGGGRADSEGTQTSEISSNAGDSEGALRASKSDTSLTDSFVMVTEADTKPKKINPQNILRDGFKWQRQLVFRSKLTMHTAYDRKDNAEPASITALAVSRDHRTVYVGDTRGRVFSWSVCEQPGRTVADHWLKDEGADCCVGCGVRFNLYERRHHCRNCGQVFCSKCSRFESKISRLGIFKPVRVCQGCYSSLRSQHSVESST; from the exons ATGAATGAA CAAATATTAAGTATGAACATAATGCGTAAGTTAAGAGGGGGTACTAGTGTCGGAGGCATGGGTTCCAGCAGTACTGGCAGTTTAGATGACTGTACAGGAGGTACAAATCCTCAACATACCGCTTTGGGTCTTATGCACCTTAAAAAGCTTTTCTCTGAATACACCCATCCTCCACATCCCCTCTCAGATGCTGAACGGGACGATAAACTATACAATATGTTGCCATTATTTTGCAAA GTATTTGGATCTAGTCCAGCAGGAGACATGAGTGAAAAATTCTGGGATATCTTGGCATTTACACAACAAGTATCTAGATTAATGGtctttgaaattagaaaaagggCAAGCAATAGGAGCACCGAAACTGCAAGTTGTgctattgtaaaatttttagaaattgaaaacaGTGAAGAATCAAGTAACGGTTGGATGTTATTATCTGCCCTAAATTTGCTCGCAGCAGGTGACACTTCTCTGATACAG GCGATGACTACTGCTTCTGTTCCATCAACATTAGTTAAATGTTTGTATCTGTTTTTTGATTTACCCGAAATGATTGACGAGGAAGCCGATATTACAGACGCGAATAGCGATTTCACACCGAAACAGCGTAGAAtacttttacaaaaaatattcgtTCAG tTATTGGTGAGATTATGTAGTCATCCTTATCCAGCGGAAGAACTCGCCCGTAAAGATGATCTTACCTTACTGTTCTCAGCAATAACTTGTTGGTGTCCTCATTACAATGTAATATGGCGTAAAAGCGCAGCCGAAGTATTAATGACTTTATCACGACATGGACTTACTCAAAATGTAGTAAGCTATATTCATA aTAAAGGATGTATAGCATTATGTGTTGATAATATGCAACGTGTACCTGAACTGGCACCATTGGAAGTTGTAGAAATGTTTGTAACAGTATTCTGTTTTTTAAAAGACTCTAGCGAGGTGTCTCAAACACTCTTGGATGATTTTCGCGCTTGTCAAGGATATATCTTTCTATCAGAATTTTTACTAAA ACATGCTCCATCACGATTAGAACAAGATAGCAGGGCAGAGGCGCAAGATGCCATTCGGAATTTAGTGCTCATGTTAGCGTCTTTAACAATGTGTGGTCATACTGAATTAAAGCCAAGCCAAGCTAGTATGGGATCCTTATTTCAAATGCTTGGTTTTACTTTACCTCAACCAAGTAACAGAG GAGGAAGCGTTCGAAATATTCAAGCATTCCAAGTATTACAATCTGTTTTTGTAAAGTCGAATTCACCTCTTTTATGTTGTACAATTCTTGATGCAATATCTAGCGTATATCACAGTGACAATGCTAATTATTTTATACTCGAAGGACAAAACACGCTATCCCAATTTGCAGAAAAAATTCACCTGAAAAATCGAGAAATACAAGAGAAATTCTTTCAGCTATTGGAATTTATAGTATTTCAACTTAATTTCGTGCCTTGTAAGGAACTTATATCTTTATCTATATTACTCAAAACAAATAATTCCACTAGCTGCAGTATCTTATGCATGGAAACACTACTTAATATCCTCAG GCATAATAATATCTTTAAGGATGTATACAGAGAAGTGGGTTTGTTAGAAGTCTTTGTTACATGTCTTCATCGTTATGCAACTTTGCTTAAAGATAAACAAGGTGCACATGATCAAGGATtag AGTATAAAATCTGCCCAGAAGATGAACGATTGGGTGCCTTAATAATGGAAGCCTTGACGACGTTATTAGCAGGCAATGTTCAAAATGCTAATGTTTTTAGAGAATGTGGTGGCGCACGGTGCGCGCATAATCTAGTACCCTACATGGATTGTCGATATCAAGCACTTGGTATTGTTAGAGAATTAATACTTAGCGCAGGGGGAGATGATGACATGGCTACACTACTAGGTGTCATGCATTCAGCACCTTCTAGTGCTTTGGTTTTAAAAACGCATATATTAAAA tCTTTACTGGCTTGCCTGCGAGAATCTCACCGAACAAGAACTGTATTTCGAAAAGTCGGAGGGTTCGTGTACGTGATGTCGGTGTTAGTGTCTTTGGAGGGTCAATTAGGCATGCAGAGATCAGAAAATACTGAACCTTGTAACGATGTAATAAAGAGAACACCACAGGAAGAAGCCCAATTGTTAGTCCTTTTACATGTGGTGTTTCACACGATAAGTACAGCTATGAGATTTGAACCAGCAAATGCAAAATTCTTCCATCACGAG ATATGTCAATCAAGTTTGTGCGATACATTACGGTTACTCGGATGTTTCTCGACACAAACGAAACTTACTGAAATAGATCTAATACCAAATATAAATTATCACAATGTTCTGTCATCGCTATTTACTGGAAGTGTACTAGAACCTACATTTCCAGAAGTCATGCCAAAGACATTAGCGTATGCATGTTTATTACTAAGACTTCTATACGATGTTGCACTTGACTCCTTTGATAAGCCAAATTTGGCAGGATTAGGAATGAGATCACCAAGTCACAAACAAAACAGCGTTGAG CAACAAAAATCATTCGATTCTCCGGGTAGCGGAAAGAGAAGCAttataaattctttaaatttaagTCCTCCTACCCCTGAACCAATTGTTGTTCATCCCGGCATAGTCGTTGGAATGTTACACCTGCTTCCGTCAATCTCAGAACCATCAAATCGACAGATAGCTTTAGCTTTACAATTATACGTCGCTGAAATCATTAAAAGTCTGGTGCGTTCTGAGAGAAATCAGCAGATAATGTGTGATGCCGGAATGGCAGGTGAATTGTTATCTGTAGGCAGGATTGCCTTGCAAGATGAAACGCATCCCCTGCATCAACCGTTACAGTATATCATAGAAAGACTTGCAGCACAGTCTCTGGAACCGCGTGATTTAAG agaaTTTTTACGTTTGGGTGATCCATTGTGTTGCATTTCACTCGATGATATTGAACCAAATAAACATCGAGGAGGACCTGTACCGTTAACGCGTATTAAGACTTTAGTATCAATGACAACACCGAAAGATTTTCGTGCTCACGGCTCCTGTACTTTACCACCTTTCGTAGAACTCGATATGAGCGCAGAAGGATTTGCGTGTCTATATTTACCTAGCGTTGCACCGCAAAGTACAACTCCACCTACCGTTGTAGCCGCTGATAGTAGCGTACTTGGTGGAATTGGATCag gcGATAGATTATTTCCTCCGCAAACTGGTTTAACTTATAGTACGTGGATATGTGTTGATAAATTTAGCGATCCTAGAACCGACCCTCACTGTGTACGATTATTGACGTTAGTACGTACTCCACAATCACCGAAAGATTTAATTTGTTTGACCGCAGTCCTTAGCGCAAGGGACAAAgctattatcgtatctacactGGAAACACCAATGCCACAAA ACGTTGGTGAATGGGAACCAGAAGGATCCGGTGAATGTGGTGCAAGGGTCTGGTGTCCTGATTTACTTCACGAGGGACAATGGCATCATATAGCCATCGTACTAAATCGTGCTGTCTTGAAGAATTCAAGTTTCTCATTATATTTGGATGGCCAACATATTCATAGCCAAAAGCTTCATTATATTACGCAAGTTCCTGGAGGAGGCGCAGCAAATTTGACAGTGGCATCTCCAGTGTACGGGTATATAGGTACACCACCTTGTTGGCGGCGATATTCAAGGCTTACTTGGAAACAAGGGCCATGCCATTTAGTGGAAGAAGTGTTTAACTCGCAAAGCATAGCGACGTTATTTAAATTAGGTCCACATTATATGGGTAGTCTACAAGCTCCACAACTATCAG tACAAGAACCTTTAATGTCACTTGTTGCAGAAGAAAAAGTTGTGTTTGGATTAAATGCCAAAGCAATGTCTCAATTAACATTAGCTAAAATTAGGAAAGTTTATAGTCGGGCTGATAATAAATCGATTGCTAAACAA CTTGGTATGTCATCACATGAAAATGCCACGCCTATCAGAGTTCTTCACAATTCAGCAGGACACCTTAGTGGACCAGCAAGAGCATTAGGAGGTGTAGTTGTTGGCTATCTTGGTGTTCGAGTCTTTAGTCCTCGACCTGTAGCTACGATGATTGATAACGTAGGAGGATGTTCAGTGTTATTAG GTTTGATAGCTATGGCCCAAGATGTAGAATCCTTATATGCCGCTGTTAAGGCGTTAGTTTGTGTTGTCAGATCCAATCAAACGGCCCAACAAGAAATGGATCGACGAAGAGGATATCAGACATTAGCTATGTTATTAAGAAGGAAATGTCCTCTTCTAAATAGTCATATTTTACACCTCACGTTTAGTCTTGTTGGTACAGTTGATAGTGGTAGGGAAACTAGTGCAATACCTAATGTTATGGCATTTCAAGATCTCTTATGTGATTTGCAA GTTTGGCACGAAGCACCGGGAGAACTTCTAAGATCACTTTTAGAGCACTTGTACGAATTGATAGCAGAGTCAAGTGAAAAACGAACAAACTTACGTTTAATGAGAGATCTGCAATTAGTTCATAAATTGCTGCATATCTTGAGTGATGTAAAACAAAGTACTACGCGACAAATTTTGCTTGCGTTGCTTAGCATTCTATTGAGTCAACCTAGACAGGCTGACTTACTTTG GTTTGGACAATTTATTGTAGCTACGTTACCTCAGAGTTCAGAGAAACATTTAATTCTTCGCGAAAGCGAAGGGAATAAAGAAGGTGAAGGAGAACATATACTTTTAAGAAATCGTTGCTTGCAACTTCTGCATTCTTTATTATTCAATGGCTCCAAAGTGAATGTAAA TATGTGTGAAGAATTAGCTAAAGTGTTAGGTTTAGATTGGATATTATTGTTTCTTCAATCTGGCCTGCATAGTACTACAGTAATATGGGGACTACGAATTTTGGTGGCTGTTTCTTCTGTACAACCGATATTACAGAAATTTAAAGAGGGGACTAGTAACGGCGGATGGTTACGCCATACAGATCACAATAAAATGGCATTAGCGCTTG gttGCCATCAACAAATGTCAGGTGGTGAAAGTAAACCATCCGGACTTCATGTACCAGGATTTCAACATTTGGGGTGGTTGTTACCACAACATGTAGATCTGGTACCAGAATTGTATTTTCTCTTTATTGCACTAATGATGGGACAACCTGTCAAATTATTGCCTACCGATTCGAAGGTCATTTTAAAA CTTGATTTAGATAACGTGTGGAACTTCTTGTTCGGCGTTCCAGCAAATCATACGCTATCATCTTTCGCGAGTAGAATTAATCTTTGCCCCGAGGCCGTGGTTACTCTGTTAGCGATGGTACGAACGATGCTGAATAATTATTCGATCAA CCCTGAATCTCTACCTGAATGGTTAACTGATTATCCAGTGACAATAATACAGTTCCTGTTCTTCCTTTATCATAATTTCACCGACTTCATGCAAGTGTTCATGTCTGCAGAAGTATTGGGTGCACTAGCTGGTGCTTTATTTCCAAAACCCGCAAATTCTAGCCAAGATAGTAGCGGAGCTAGTACTCCAGCAGATGAG caAGAACCAGTGTTAGTAAGATCTCCATCAAAGGATGTTGGTTTAACAACTCATCCAGCAAAAAAATTTGTTATGGACTTTTTACGAGTTATTGTCGTGGATTCTCTTTCTTTACCAGTCACCGCGAAATCTCCACCAGCTATTGATTTGGTTCTGGAAGCATGGCCAGAATATGCTTCTACAGGGCAGCAGACACGTTATCAAACAGAAGTTTTATCGATTCTAATGGAACATTTATTAGCCGCGGATGTTCTAATCGGAGAACAAGCAGCTTTACCTGTTGTCCCTGGTGGATCAGTGAATAATATAACCAATAACGTATGTTACGTTGCGGCAAGAATAATAGATAAATTGTGGCAAg GTGCTCTAACAAAAGATCCGCACGAAGTGTTTGACTTTATCGTGAAATTGATTGGACAAGCGAAAAGACGACCTGGTGTCGTTAGCATGGAAGGTCTTCATCATTGTTTGAAtagaacaattttatttttgctcTCACGACCCACAGATTCAATAGCCGATCAAATGGCGGTATTAGAAGCATTGCATAAGCTTACCACTCATAG attattaatttttggcGCTGGCAATCATGAATTGGAATTTATTGGCTGCTTAACGTACTGTCTGTTACAATTAACAGCTGATATAAAAGTTATGCTGGATACTAATACGAAAACCACGTGGCACGTTAATCCACAAGTCGAGGCAAGCGATGATAGACTGACGTCTCATCAAGGTCATAATTTAATGGCTGTAGCTGCAACCAGAGTTTGGGAAGAATTATACGTATGCAAAAAGCCCGCAATAGAAGAAGTTTTTAAAATTACCCTTCCAGCACCTATAGGTAATGAGCGAGCCCCTGAATTATGCGTAGCGAGAGATCAAGTACACGAAGCTGCAACCAGGCTTTGGTTGAATTATGTCGTCATGGAAAGAAAAGCTTCGTACAGAGTTCCTTGGGAACTTCATAATCAAATACAGTCG AAAATTCAAAAGGTAACAGGTGGTTTAACAAGACTAGCGAGTCGAACAAAAGTTCGGAAAGAAGAATCTGTACGCGTTAGATTAAGATTACATCAGAATACTGTAGCACAGTGGACGGAACAACATATTGCATTGGTTCGTGAACTTGCTGCAGCGAAACGATTACAATATATACAAACTAATCAACATACTCAACGATATGTATATCAA GAATGGTTACAAACTGAAACTGAATTAACAAGAGAACGCGGTCTTTGGGGACCACCAACACCCACTAGGCTTGATAAATGGATGTTAGACATGACTGAAGGTCCATGTAGAATGAGGAAAAAGATGATGAAAAACGAACTCTTCTACATACATTATCCGTATCGACCCGAGTTAGAGCATCCTGATAAT AAACAATTGAAGTACAAAGTTGCAACAAGCACTGACAGTAAGGAGTATTATTTAAAACAACTCGGTAACTCGTCTGGCATGTTCGAAAGAGAGCGTGATCCTGTTATCGATGATACCCCGTTGAATGTCAATGAAACATCTACGGAAAGTGAACCTCCTATGGTTCCATGTACATTAGAACGTCACGCCAGTGAACCGGACGAGGCACCAGAGGATAtcgagcaagaagaagaaaataatcagACTGTTCCAGACAATCAAACTTTGATACGACTGTTGGAGGAGCACGAGAAG ATAAGTCACATGTTCAGGTGTGCCAGAATTCAAGGTTTAGACACAACTGAGGGTTTACTGTTATTTGGAAAAGAACATTTCTACGTAGTCGACGGATTTACATTGTTGAAATCCAGAGAAATAAGAGACATCGAAAGTTTACCCGATGCTTATGAACCAATTTTACCATCACCGGGTTCTCCTAGAAGATCCAGAGCTATGAGACAGTGCTCTAAATTCAATTATGAAGATATCAG AGAAGTGCATAAAAGAAGATACCTGTTACAACCAATGGCGTTAGAAGTATTTAGCGGAGATGGTAGAAATTATTTGTTAGCATTTCCACGTAAAGTAAGAAATAAAGTGTATCAAAGATTTATGACATTTGCAACGGCAATCGCTGACAGTGCACAGCAATCTGTTGCTGGCCAGAAAAGAACAGCAAACGTGGAGCAAGCTACTGGCCTGCTTTCGAATCTAATCGGTGAAACCTCAGTCACTCAACGATGGGTG AGGGGCGAGATTTCAAACTTTCAGTATTTAATGCATCTTAATACTTTAGCCGGTCGCAGCTATAACGATTTAATGCAATATCCGATATTCCCGTGGATCTTGGCTGACTATGATAGTGAAGAACTGGATCTCACTGATCCAGATACGTTCAGAGATTTCAGTAAACCTATGGGTGCACAGAGTCCAGAACGATTATTACAGTTCAAGAAAAG atACAAAGAATGGGATGACCCACATGGAGAAACGCCTCCTTATCATTATGGAACTCATTATTCCTCTGCAATGATAGTATGTTCCTATTTGGTGAGGATGGAACCGTTTACGCAACATTTTCTTCGGTTACAG GGTGGACATTTTGATCTGGCCGATAGGATGTTTAATAGTATAAAGGAAGCGTGGCTTTCTGCATCTAAACACAATATGGCTGATGTTAAAGAACTTATACCAGAATTTTTTTATCTTCCAGAGTTTCTTGTAAATTCAAATCACTTTGATTTag GCTCTAAACAAAGCGGTGTACAATTGGGAGATATTGTACTTCCACCCTGGGCAAAGCAGGATCCTCGAGAATTTATACGCGTACATCGCCTTGCTTTAGAATGCGATTATGTGTCGCAACATCTTCATCAATGGATTGACTTAATATTTGGTTGCAAACAGAACGGACCTGCTGCAGTTGAAGCAGTCAATGTATTTCATCATTTATTCTACGAGGGCAATGTGGATATTTATAA TATTGATGACCCTTTGAAAAAGAATGCTACTATTGGGTTCATTAATAATTTCGGTCAGATACCAAAACAATTATTTAAGAAACCACATCCAGCTAAAAAAATGACTCAAAGAACCAGTGTTATCGACCCGGGGCCCATCACTCCTGGTTTAAGTATCACTACATCCGACAAATTGTTCTTCCATAATCTTGATAACTTGAAACCCTCGCTTCAACCTATTAAAG aaCTGAAAGGTCCTGTTGGACAAATACTTCATATTGACAAAGCAGTATTAGCTGTCGAACAAAACAAAACGCTTATTCCTCCGGCATACAACAAGTATGTTGCATGGGGTTTTGCAGATCATTCGCTCAGAATAGGAAACTATGACAGCGATAAAGCAATATTTGTCTGTGAAGCTATGATACAAAGTAGCGGAGAAATAGTAGCTTGCGTTTGTCCGTCTTCCAAATCAATAGTAACTGCTGGAACAAGCTCG GTTGTCACCGTTTGGGAATACACAAAGAGGCAACTTTCCATTAAACAATGTTTGTACGGTCATACCGATGCTGTGACATGTTTATCATCGAGTCCTGCGTACAATGTGATTGTATCAGGATCTCGAGATGGCACAGCAATCATATGGGATTTGTCTCGATGCTTGTTTGTCCGTCAGCTTCGAGGGCATGCAGGACCAGTGGCAGCAGTAGCCATAAACGAATTAACA GGAGACATAGCAACGTGTGCAGCTACATGGCTACACGTATGGAGCATCAATGGCGAAGAATTGGCAAGTGTCAATACGTGTGTCGGTCGTGCAGATAGAATGCAGCAAATTTTATGCGTTGCTTTTAGTCAAACCCACGAATGGGATTCGCAGAATGTTATTATGACAGGATCCACGGACGGTGTAGCTCGT atgTGGTCGATGGATTATGTACAAGTGCCTGCAGAAGAAGAGAAACCAGAGGAAGTTTCTGTTACCAAAGAGAAAAATACCAAGATAAATACAAACGAAGATCAAAGTGAAGATACAAAGAAACGAGTGCATGAATTAGTTAAACAAATGAGTATTTCTGCCGAAGGTTCAAGTATGCTCGCGAAAAGCGGCTCTGAAAGTAGTCTTTCGGAAGCGGAAAATTCGAAGGAAGCGTCAAGATTGcacgaagagaaagaagaatgcTCGGATAACGAATCGAGCAACGGTTCCAGTAACAAACCCTCGCCACAGAATAATAACACGCCTACGGTTGTACTTCGAAGGAAAAGTCGTGGAAACCCAATGTTTCGAAAAAGCGAAGGTGGTGGACGTGCGGATAGCGAGGGTACACAAACAAG tgAGATATCCAGCAATGCTGGAGATTCCGAAGGAGCTCTGCGAGCTAGTAAAAGTGATACTAGTTTAACCGACAGCTTCGTTATGGTTACTGAAGCTGATACGAAACCTAAAAAAATTAATCCACAGAATATTTTAAGGGATGGTTTTAAGTGGCAACGGCAATTAGTGTTTAGAAGCAAATTAACAATGCACACTGCATATGATCGCAAAGATAATGCAGAACCAGCATCTATAACGGCCCTCGCGGTGTCAAG GGATCATAGGACAGTATATGTGGGAGACACAAGAGGAAGAGTTTTTTCGTGGAGCGTATGCGAACAACCAGGGCGCACAGTGGCTGACCACTGGTTGAAAGATGAAGGAGCAGATTGTTGTGTTGGTTGCGGTGTTAGATTTAATCTTTATGAAAGGAGACACCACTGTCGCAATTGTGGACAAGTGTTCTGTTCAAA ATGCAGCCGATTCGAATCGAAAATATCGAGGCTTGGAATTTTCAAACCTGTTAGAGTTTGTCAAGGTTGTTATTCGTCATTGCGCTCTCAGCATTCTGTCGAGAGTAGCACTTAA